A segment of the Amia ocellicauda isolate fAmiCal2 chromosome 5, fAmiCal2.hap1, whole genome shotgun sequence genome:
AATGGTGCTCTAAAATACAATGGCAGCTATTTGAACTTCTTGAGCtgtagtgtttgtgtatattatGTAAAGATGAGTGTATGTTATCATGTGGAGAGAGGCAGGTGTATTTAAACACATGACCAATCTGACCTTACACAATAAAGACTTTTGCAAACCCTTAAGTCTCTTAAAATGTCGCTGCCTGATTTTCTTTTACCAAATGGCTTGATCCTCTTTCTGGTGCAAGTTTATTTTGCAAATGACATCGCAGAAGGTGAAAATAGTTACTAAATACTAATTatctgataaaataaataacaaatgggGCCAAGGTCAAgtaaataatttataaaatatttcatATCTTTTCTAACCTTCAGATGGATAATTCTTCCAAAATTGAATTCTTCACATGTGTTTATTGCAATGTGATGGCAAATGGAAtagaaaaaaagtgaaatgcagCATCACAGTGATGTGAAATCTAAAAATGAAAGCTTGTAAACAAGACCTGCAGACTATTGCACTGCTGTTCTGACATCCCAGTGTCTGCACACATCTTGGTATGGAGATGCATTCAGGCAATTAATGAATCCTTACTCAAAGTCTAAGGCCAGTTAAAGGTGCAGGTCACACACATCTTGATCGATGTTCATTTATAAACCCTGTGATACATAAATAGCCAGTTTCCAAAGTCTAACACCATGTTTTATAagcaaacattttaagatggttGCAAAAGTAATTTGTAAAAAAACTAATGTGAGTCCATTAAACTTTTCAAAAGGCTTATATAAAACATCATGTGTCCACTTTCTGCATCCTGAAAAGATAGCAAACAATGTGGTTACATAAGTCAGGctttaaaaaattacaaaaacaagtaTGACCAGCATCTCATGTTGCCTATTGAAAATCTGTCAAGTCTTAACGCACAACGGTATCATTCAGAGGAAGTCATCTCCACAACGGCCATTCTTCAAGTACTTCATACCAACTTTAAGAAGCTTAATTAAGGATAGAAAGTTGCTGACAGCAGGGGATGGGGGGGAACTCTATCAGCTGTTGGGCCTAACCAGTGTGAATTTCCCAGTGGGATCTGGGATGTACCACCTCTCCCACAGCTCCATGTGCACACAGGGGTAGTCCCAGGGCTTGAAGCGGCCGTTCCAGTGCAGGAGATGAGCTTCCTGAAGGAAGTGATCAGAGTAGCGGGTGTCAGGGCTCCAGCCTGAATCAGGAGAGAAGGTATCAAAATGTTACTCTGTAGCAATACTTAAGTGGTGATGAATATCAAGTATTGATCAATGCAAagtaccagtgctcacttatagGTGTGAAACCTAGTCACTTAATGCAATGATACAGAAACCGTGGAAGCCACAAAGGAGCATGgagagatgtatgcttggaataagaaggagagaaaaataaattgatagATCTGAGAACAAATTAACATATTTGACTAACAattgaaagtgaaaatgttgtaGAACGGTCTATAATAGGTCTGCACTAGTAGGAGATTTCTTCTTTTTAGCTACCATATCATCCTAGATTTATCTTGGAGTTCATATCAGGATTGTGATTGGTCATTCCAGTAATGTACACTTAGGTTTCACAGTAAAATACTGACAAGATGAAACTTTttcacatattatatattataagtaTACTATACACCCTAATTGCATCTTAGTTTTCACTCTTTCAGCACAGGTTCAGGAGTGTTTTCTCCTTTTGTTCAGATACAGAATTTAAACTGCCTGAAATTCACAATCATCCTGGATACAAGCATAAAAATATGTACGTAAAATGTAATAGTGTTCTTTCCTCGGACTTCAAATCAGTTGGCTTGTATTCCCCTTAGGAAAATCTGCAGCTAGCTCAGTTCCTGAAGCTGTGGAATTACAAATTGTATTGAGATGATTCAGGAATCCATCTCAAGTTCTTCCAACCacagaaaatgcaaaaacatccctcacatatttttaaatgaaagggGTAATACAAACCTCCTTCTTTCATCTCCTTCTTTCATCCTTAAAACCAATATCAGTGACCTTACTGTTGATTTTAATGAGCAATACATAAATGAACCACAGCAAACTGTCTGAATCAGGGGTGACCAACCCTGGTCTTGGTCTTGGTTTTATTTGTCACCCTTGAAATTGTATTTACGATTTTGAGACtctgaaacattttaattgggATCATTGATAATTCAGTAACCCAGAGATCATTCTGAAACAGACTCCTGAATGCCCTTGAGCCCACCGAGTCCATTGTTTTAAATAGCTTTCCATATCCACTCTGGGTAAGTTGTGCCTTCAGCGGCTGTTTCTGAGGTAATCATGCTCAGCCTAGGGAGCATAAAGGATATTTTCTCATTGTGTTCTTTTTCCAAACATAGAGGTACATTACTTACAAGGGAGTTTAGGTATCATATGAGTGGTCCGAGTGGTAGAGAAGGACGAAAAACAACTTACCGAGATGTCTGATGTGCCACATGGGGTCAATGCTGGAGTATTTCTGGTAGAACACAATCAGCAAGGGTGGTGTGGCAACACCCCCTGCCATCGCACTGCTGTAGAGATTGTCCCTACAGAAATTAAAACATGCAGGGTTTAATCTGGCCCATTTAGACAATACGTCCCCCCAGCCCTTGCTTAGGTAAAACAACAGAAATGAGCTTGCCAGTGAGGGGAGTTGTTGTTGCTGTCAACTGAGTGACACAGATCTAACAAAATAACATGCTTACTTTACATTCTGTTGCATCCACTTTTCCAGCTGTTTGGTGATTTTCTGCCGTTTCCATTCGGAGATATCGGCCACAATCACCCCAGGATTGAAGGAGCAGGTCGTGGGACTGATGCCAAGATCCCTGACTTCCTGTTTTCTATAGTCCAAGAAGCCCATATAGGTGGTCTGCAGAGGAAATACATTTGATgaaaacaatagaaaaactccatgatcaaaatctccatgaatgTGCCCATATCTGACAGTTTAGACTGGTGTGGGAGGAGGTTGTGGGATTGTGATGAAAGGAATTCAAACGTCACCTTGAAATAAGCAGCAGTATCAGTGGACAAAATAAAGGCCCTCTTATCAGGAAGGATATCTAGCTAAAGAAAGCGTGCAAGCACTTCAAAAAACTGTATCTAGTCGTTAATAGGGAATTCGGAAAAGCAGTTCAGTGTGTCACAGGGGAAAAGAAACAGTCATTGAAAAGCTCTGCAGCAGACGTTTCAGTGGAGGTAACTGCGCTGAGATTCCTCACCTGCATCCCCACACTGCGCACCATCTCGTGAGTGGAAGGCAGGTCACAGTCTGCAGCAAAAGCAGCCGCGTGGCCTGGCTTCAGTTCAGTGTTGTACAAATCCTGGATATCGCCTGGTTTTCAAACACAAATCAATCGAGACTGAGATTATTATATTGCTAACTCTGATAGAAATACACCATGACAATGACCTTTTGGAGACATTATACAGTAAATACTGTAATTCATAGTGGAATTTTTGCTTGAATTTGCAGTTAGAAACCCTCACTAAATCAAAGCAATACTAAATAAGTGATTGTCGTGACATCATGGCAATCTAATCTAAATCTTTACTTAAGGGTTAACTCCCATACAAACCTGTGtcggttttaaaaatgtaagagTTAGACTATACCTTGCACAATGACATCATCGTCTAAATAGATGACTTTCTTGTGTTTGACTATAAGGAGCGGGAGATAGAAGCGGACAAAGTtcaactataaaaaaaaaagaaaagaaaaatcagacAATGTAGAAACAATAGCACAAGCAACAGTGTTTagcacagaaaataaattcaGTTGCTCGCAATAATGTGCATCGGCTGATTTATTGTTTTCAACTGTGACTAATGCATCGTATTAAACTAATATTATCACCGTG
Coding sequences within it:
- the glt8d2 gene encoding glycosyltransferase 8 domain-containing protein 2, which produces MKLMNKMPLLRKVNQVLLMLLVLMVCIILYSKVHRAAPRKYAAGGSLASAFKGETAEEGVDGEIPVVICAAEERMGGTIAAINSLYSNTEANLFFYIITLRDSVQHIRQWIEKSKLKEINYQVLEFNPMILKGKVRLDSSRPELLHPLNFVRFYLPLLIVKHKKVIYLDDDVIVQGDIQDLYNTELKPGHAAAFAADCDLPSTHEMVRSVGMQTTYMGFLDYRKQEVRDLGISPTTCSFNPGVIVADISEWKRQKITKQLEKWMQQNVKDNLYSSAMAGGVATPPLLIVFYQKYSSIDPMWHIRHLGWSPDTRYSDHFLQEAHLLHWNGRFKPWDYPCVHMELWERWYIPDPTGKFTLVRPNS